A genomic stretch from Podospora pseudoanserina strain CBS 124.78 chromosome 3, whole genome shotgun sequence includes:
- a CDS encoding hypothetical protein (COG:S; EggNog:ENOG503Q3J3) codes for MDLGDSDGGFDAGFGGPEKKRPLPADLPRSLDDRRHAPAELLVPETEMYDGWQGQSQFLTTPITAKPLSFGNLTLDDPNYEEELTKGGPDSEKRLMEMLAAQAAHTTSAVFEDEDVVAADPKRSEEEKKDVLQRTFIMAASNGNLESVNKILNGKAREYIDVNAPDDEGTPALIYASCFGHESVVQALIDVGADVDKQDRNQWSALMWAMTNRHKGIATILLDNGASPDKKTSTGRTAFDFAGQDSDMNFYLNDSGGYGIGTVGLDDDFYKPGFSQDKFEEELAENEMRRRMMMDSARDLEVDLGNMGIDDQPETFDEFDEEEQQEFDWSRCLHDQMFVFQESDLDTILDIVITNMTPQRSPTQKPVPANMIFLGARYAHYHASPELLAKLLVKAMDKINYVVEQHQWDMTILAFWMSNATLLLHYLKKDDGLVEATTEFQAQLAELINEIFILIVRDAERRLDKVLEPAMLDHETIPGFENITFQNEWKLFKRKKEVQEEPLEKRLRPPSPKQRAKPSPRNVTSLLSSTLFVLDLYDVHSVITAQISSQLIYWLGAELFNRIMSSRKYLARTKAMQIRMNISVLEDWVRSNNRQPEHYEKGEMKSTGETLLEASKRHLAPVIQLLQWLQCFSSLGQDDLEALVGTLQQLRSLSPQQLLHSAAHYRPEVGEGGLPKSAQKYLAAVQKEREARRKVAGEGSSPGKNKNGGGEVPMSPVEGGGGMFDEEVEEAPANLLLDPALMLPFVLPSVTDMLVSYGAGFGGVNRERERKYLPSIPPEFLERIENATGQSGGGWWGDGGEG; via the exons ATGGATCTCGGGGATTCAGACGGCGGCTTCGATGCCGGCTTTGGTGGCCCGGAAAAGAAGCGCCCACTGCCCGCCGACCTGCCACGGTCACTAGACGACCGGAGACATGCTCCCGCCGAGTTGCTGGTGCCCGAGACGGAGATGTACGACGGATGGCAGG GACAATCGCAATTCCTGACCACGCCCATCACCGCGAAGCCGTTATCGTTTGGCAACCTGACGCTGGATGACCCCAACtacgaggaggagttgacAAAGGGCGGCCCGGACAGCGAGAAACGGCTTATGGAAATGCTTGCCGCCCAGGCCGCACACACAACGAGCGCCGTgttcgaggacgaggatgtcGTCGCTGCCGATCCGAAGCGgtccgaggaggagaagaaggatgtaTTGCAGAGGACGTTCATCATGGCCGCCAGCAATGGCAACCTGGAGTCTGTAAACAAGATATTGAACGGAAAGGCCAGGGAATACATTGACGTGAATGCGCCAGACGACGAGGGGACGCCGGCCCTCATATACGCGAGCTGCTTT GGACACGAGTCGGTGGTACAGGCGTTGATTGACGTGGGAGCCGATGTCGACAAGCAGGATCGCAATCAATGGAGTGCTCTTATGTGGGCCATGACAAACAGACACAAGGGAATCGCGACGATACTTTTGGACAATGGGGCGTCGCCAGATAAGAAGACCTCGACAGGGAGGACGGCCTTCGATTTCGCTGGCCAGGATAGCGACATGAACTTTTACCTCAACGACAGTGGTGGGTATGGCATCGGAACGGTCGGGCTGGACGATGACTTTTATAAACCTGGATTTTCCCAGGACAAGTTCGAGGAAGAGTTGGCCGAAAACGAAATGCGCCGACGCATGATGATGGACAGTGCTAGGGATCTGGAGGTGGACCTTGGCAACATGGGCATCGATGACCAGCCTGAG ACCTTTGATGAAttcgatgaagaagaacagcagGAGTTTGACTGGTCGAGATGTCTTCACGATCAAATGTTTGTTTTCCAGGAGAGTGATCTCGACACGATCCTAGACAttgtcatcaccaacatgacACCGCAACGATCTCCGACTCAGAAACCAGTACCAGCAAACATGATTTTTCTCGGGGCCAGATATGCGCATTATCACGCCAGTCCAGAGTTACTGGCGAAGCTACTGGTAAAAGCTATGGACAAGATCAACTACGTGGTGGAACAACACCAATGGGACATGACCATTCTTGCGTTCTGGATGTCCAACGCCACGCTTCTTCTACATTACCTCAAAAAAGACGACGGCCTCGTCGAGGCCACAACCGAGTTCCAAGCGCAATTGGCCGAACTGATTAACGAAATTTTTATTCTTATCGTCCGCGACGCCGAGAGACGCCTGGACAAGGTGCTCGAACCGGCGATGCTCGACCACGAAACGATACCGGGGTTCGAAAACATCACGTTTCAAAACGAATGGAAGCTCTTcaagaggaaaaaagaggTGCAAGAAGAGCCTCTCGAGAAGCGATTACGACCTCCGTCGCCAAAACAGCGAGCGAAGCCCTCGCCACGAAACGTTACTTCCCTGCTGTCGTCCACACTTTTTGTGCTGGATCTTTATGATGTGCACTCGGTGATCACGGCGCAGATTTCTTCGCAGCTGATATACTGGCTCGGGGCGGAGCTGTTCAACCGCATCATGTCCAGCAGGAAGTACCTGGCGAGGACGAAGGCGATGCAGATCAGGATGAATATTTCTGTCTTGGAGGACTGGGTGAGGAGCAACAACCGGCAGCCGGAGCATTATGAAAAAGGGGAGATGAAGTCGACGGGGGAGACGTTGTTGGAGGCGTCGAAGAGGCACCTGGCGCCGGTGATTCAACTACTGCAGTGGCTGCAGTGTTTTTCGAGTCTGGGGCAGGACGACCTGGAGGCGCTGGTGGGGACGCTGCAGCAGTTGCGGAGCCTGAGTCCGCAGCAGCTGTTGCATTCGGCGGCGCATTATAGGccggaggttggggaggggggactgCCGAAGTCGGCGCAGAAGTATTTGGCTGCTGTTCAGAAGGagcgggaggcgaggaggaaggtggctggggaggggtCGTCGCCGGGGAAGAATAAgaatggcggtggtgaggttcCGATGTCGCCGGtggagggcggcggggggatgtttgatgaggaggtggaggaggcgccggCGAATTTGCTGCTGGATCCGGCGTTGATGCTGCCGTTTGTGCTGCCTAGTGTGACGGATATGTTGGTTAGTTATGgggctgggtttgggggggtgaatagggagcgggagaggaagtATTTGCCTAGTATACCGCCGgagtttttggagaggatTGAGAACGCGACTGGGCAgagtggtggggggtggtggggggatggaggggagggatag
- a CDS encoding hypothetical protein (COG:S; EggNog:ENOG503NX4T): MAPQKVASVRHKSRPSARLAPFRDDSSLVALRYEQTKQAEPPIPLPPPRNPRRIMHRPASTIASSSPSSPITINPPPVPPPQEEHPLFRTQPSPRSPADEWKRDSGLAPTSSSVTLREEGAEDPGFQKFLEVIDDAASVYSSDEQQNGRKDASPILDIFPTPPLRISIPPRRSESECAPQDNGIVSPSQTTAPASPVTPTRQTSLTKRIGQTLGLRSKSEGSKRLRKKMLGDDKAAAAPAEAGHGTAMRGVPGPLKSPKLTVLPSSPTTPAGAPVLRGSSNRGNIPATLGSSATATTPTTPTAPTTPASTGDTTFMPLDTPIPADSLWDDLGDLSFSKRGSIMFGGKSDPFKMLKAAGATSSAAAPATATGKETATPLLTTTTTTTTESPDAAATTVSSDRPPTDSDTITTTPEKTRSSTHTTTLSVPSIRVLPVDVERESQKVRSLYESSGEGCGLNWEDGGHVSSSSFGCGVGSNTTSVVDQHHQHRRLEPTVEVPSEEEEIAVVSSSTPPSSSRVPSSAAGQQQQAQQQQQAPSDRLSARTTPASNTPRSASSLSPLRDSHASAAVTRREYERAGGIEDWEDVGFSDVDRYGFISQRPPARPETARAGTPELRSAQMPPRRRNVLTKRPMTAYSATGGGGGSLGGYIRPPSRKVSTRSLNTFTSEFSTLSRRSTRSSIRSATNRLPHNRDRRWMDEAGDMLALQAGLTGINTDDHGDGGGVGFASNVGVNGGKNTEAQKRKELERAEKWRKMATVVNKKAGSSPSASQPSSQGQGMDYEFDTKNAKLIDRTWKGIPDCWRAAAWYSFLATSARQWKSTETDDYLIAEFTRLQHESSPDDVQIDLDVPRTINGHIMFRKRYRGGQRLLFRVLHAISLFFPELGYVQGMAPLAATLLCYFDEERCFVMLVRMWRYRGLEHLYKPGFAELMGVLEDFENRWLAGKDVAAKLKELAIDATAYGTRWYLTLFNLSIPFPAQLRVWDVFMLLGECPPPNYEEQQQQLGEKEKGKGPGLGARGVPKGLDILHATSAALINALRDVLLDSDFENAMKALTAWIPIKDEDLLMKVTRAEWRVHHKEGGGGSKWKM, from the exons ATGGCCCCCCAGAAAGTTGCCAGCGTGCGCCACAAATCGAGGCCATCAGCACGACTTGCTCCCTTCCGCGACGACAGCAGTCTGGTAGCGCTGCGGTACGAGCAGACAAAACAAGCAGAGCCTCCCattccccttccaccaccgagaAATCCTCGCCGCATAATGCATCGCCCTGCGTCGACCATCGCATCGTCCTCCCCGAGTTCGCcaatcaccatcaaccccccgccTGTTCCACCGCCGCAAGAAGAGCACCCTCTGTTCCGCACCCAGCCATCACCCCGGTCCCCAGCAGACGAGTGGAAGAGAGACTCGGGTCTGGCGCCGACATCTTCTTCGGTTACGctccgagaagaaggtgcTGAAGATCCTGGGTTTCAAAAGTTCCTCGAGGTTATCGATGATGCGGCATCGGTATACTCCTCTGACGAGCAGCAGAACGGCCGAAAGGACGCGTCTCCGATCCTAGATATCTTTCCCACTCCACCTCTGCGTATCTCgattcctcctcgtcgttcCGAGTCTGAGTGTGCGCCCCAGGACAACGGAATTGTATCACCTAGCCAGACCACGGCGCCGGCATCGCCAGTGACACCAACACGTCAAACGTCTCTCACCAAGAGAATAGGCCAAACACTAGGACTCCGCTCCAAGTCGGAAGGGTCGAAACGGTTGCGAAAAAAGATGCTTGGCGACGACAAGGCTGCAGCTGCACCGGCCGAGGCTGGTCATGGAACAGCCATGCGGGGCGTGCCGGGGCCGCTAAAATCGCCTAAACTCACCGTGCTCCCCAGTTCTCCCACTACCCCAGCAGGGGCCCCTGTCTTGCGCGGCAGCTCTAACAGGGGAAACATTCCTGCAACATTAGGATCTTCTGCAACAGCCACAACTCCCACTACCCCCACAGCTCCTACAACTCCTGCAAGTACAGGAGACACCACTTTCATGCCTCTCGACACGCCCATTCCCGCCGACAGCCTGTGGGACGACCTCGGTGACCTGTCCTTCTCCAAGAGAGGCAGCATCATGTTTGGCGGCAAAAGTGACCCATTCAAGATGTTGAAGGCCGCCGGCGCAACCAGCTCGGCGGCAGCTCCCGCGACAGCGACAGGAAAAGAAACCGCGACACCGCtcttgacgacgacgacgacgacgacgacggaaTCCCCCGACGCGGCGGCCACGACGGTATCAAGCGACCGCCCTCCCACCGACTCAGACACGATCACGACAACCCCCGAGAAGACACGCTCGTCGacgcacaccaccaccctgtcGGTACCGAGCATTCGCGTCCTGCCGGTAGATGTAGAGAGGGAATCACAAAAGGTGAGATCGCTCTATGAATCGTCTGGCGAGGGCTGTGGCTTGAactgggaggatggggggcacgtgtcgtcgtcgtcgtttgGTTGCGGCGtcggcagcaacaccaccagtgTTGTCgatcagcatcatcagcatcggCGCCTCGAGCCCACAGTGGAAGTCCCAtccgaagaggaagagataGCAGTTGT ATCTTCTTctactcctccctcttcaagTCGGGTACCGTCAAGCGCAGCCggtcagcaacagcaagctcagcaacagcagcaagcgcCAAGCGACCGTCTCTCAGCGCGTACTACTCCAGCGTCGAATACACCACGGTCGGCCAGTTCCTTGTCTCCGCTACGAGATAGCCACGCTTCTGCCGCCGTCACGAGGAGGGAATATGAAAGGGCGGGTGGTATTGAGGACTGGGAGGATGTAGGGTTTTCGGATGTGGATCGGTATGGGTTCATCAGCCAGCGCCCACCTGCAAGACCGGAAACGGCGAGGGCTGGGACCCCAGAGTTGAGGTCGGCGCAGATGCCGCCTAGAAGGAGGAACGTGCTGACCAAGAGGCCCATGACGGCTTATTCCGCCaccgggggtggaggtggtagTTTGGGGGGTTACATTCGACCACCAAGCAGGAAGGTTTCGACAAGGTCACTCAACACTTTTACGAGCGAATTCTCGACTCTGTCGAGGAGAtcgacgaggagctcgatCAGATCGGCGACGAATCGGTTGCCGCATAATAGGGATCGGAGGTGGATGGATGAGGCGGGGGACATGCTTGCTTTGCAGGCGGGACTGACGGGGATCAACACGGATGAtcatggggatgggggaggggtggggtttGCCAGCAACGTCGGGGTGAACGGGGGGAAGAACACGGAGGCACAGAAACGTAAGGAGTTGGAACGGGCCGAGAagtggaggaagatggcgactGTTGTGAATAAGAAGGCTGGGTCGTCGCCGTCGGCCTCACAGCCAAGTAGTCAGGGGCAGGGGATGGATTACGAATTCGACACCAAAAACGCAAAGTTGATTGACAGGACCTGGAAGGGTATCCCGGACTGCTGGCGGGCGGCGGCGTGGTATTCCTTTTTGGCCACGAGCGCCAGGCAGTGGAAGAGCACCGAGACGGACGACTATTTGATTGCCGAATTTACGAGACTGCAGCACGAGAGCTCGCCGGATGATGTGCAGATTGACCTGGACGTGCCGAGGACGATTAACGGGCATATCATGTTCCGCAAGCGGTATCGTGGCGGTCAGAGGCTGCTTTTCAGGGTGCTGCATGCCATCTCGCTGTTTTTTCCCGAGTTGGGCTATGTGCAGGGGATGGCGCCCCTTGCGGCGACGCTGCTGTGTTAttttgacgaggagaggtGTTTTGTCATGCTGGTGAGGATGTGGCGGTACCGCGGGCTGGAGCACCTTTACAAGCCCGGCTTTGCGGAGCTGatgggggtgctggaggacTTTGAGAACAGGTGGCTGGCCGGGAAGGACGTGGCGGCCAAGCTCAAAGAGCTGGCGATTGATGCCACGGCGTATGGGACGAGGTGGTACCTGACGCTGTTCAACTTGAGCATTCCGTTCCCGGCGCAGCTGAGGGTGTGGGATGTCTTTATGCTGCTGGGGGAGTGCCCGCCTCCAAATTatgaggagcagcagcagcagctgggggaaaaggaaaaggggaagggacCCGGGTTGGGAGCCAGGGGGGTGCCAAAGGGGCTGGATATCCTGCATGCCACGAGCGCGGCGCTGATTAATGCGTTGAGGGATGTGTTGCTTGATTCGGACTTTGAGAACGCGATGAAGGCGCTGACGGCTTGGATTCCGATTAAGGATGAGGATTTGCTCATGAAGGTTACGAGGGCCGAGTGGAGGGTTCATCAtaaggaggggggtggggggagtaAGTGGAAGATGTGA